The Pyxidicoccus sp. MSG2 DNA segment ACGGCGGCACAGTGACAACCATTGAAGCCCTTCCAGGGTGCAGTGGAGCTCGGCCGCGAGCGTCTCTTCAGAGCAGCCCTCGAGCTGGAGGTATCGCGCGAAGGCGTACCCGAGCATCCAGGCCTCTCCATGGCTGCGTCGCACCGCGGCTCCGAGCCAGGCGGGAGTCGACATCGGAATCCTCCTTTGTGCGTATTTCCATGGATTGCCCATGGCCTCTTTCGGAGACACCGGGCGGAGTTCGACAAACGCTCCGACGTCGCGGTTGACGTGGAATGGAAAGATGCGTGGCTCGCACTTCGGGTTTCCGCGACGAAGGAATGGGTCAAGACGGCGCAACGCCGGACTGCTTCCGAGAGGGGACCCCATGACATCCATGCACTGCCGTGTCGCCACCACCCAGCGCGAGCTCGATGACGCGCTGCGCGTCCGCTGGGCCGTCTTTGGCGGAGAGCTGCGTTTGATTTCCGGGAAGGTGCCGCCGTCCCGGCGCGAGGTGGGCTGTTTCGACACGTTGGACACGACGATGCACCTGGTCGTCTACGCGGACCGCGAGCCGGTGGCGACGGCGCGGCTGCTGCTGCCGAACCCGGAGGTGGCGCACGACACCGGGGGACGGCTGGGCCTCGAGCTGGAGCAGCGACTGGACCTGTCGGGTGTCGTGGGGCCGAGCCGGCTGTTCGCGGAGACGGCGCGCTTCTGCGTGCTCGAACGGTGGCGGCACTCGGAGGCGGTGGCGCGGCTGCACGCGGGCATCTACGAGGAGAGCCGGAGGCGCGGGGTGACGCACTGGATTGCGGCGGCGAACCTGGACACGGACTCGGAGGAGGACGCGCGCCTCGTGTACCAGGTGGCGGCGCACCGGGGCTGGCTGAGCCCGCGCTGGAAGGTGAAGGTGTCCGTGCCAGGGGAGCCACCCGCCATTCCAAGTGACCCGCTGTACACACCCCAGGAGCGGGCGCGCGCGAGGCAGGGGCAGTTGGACGGGCTGCGAATGCCTCGGGCGCCCTCGCTGTTCGCGAGGAAGATGGGGGCGAGGTTCGTCTCCGAGGCCATCTACGAGGCGGGCTTCCGCCGCTTCACCCTGCCGCTGATTGCCGCGCTGGATGAGATTCCGGCGAGCACCCTGGCGCGGTTCGAGGCGCTGGACTCCCGCGCCTCCCACGCCGCCTGAAGCCAGCCGCGCTTCGACACCCGGCGGCGTGAGGACGCCTGGGAGTAGGGGGAGACCATACCTCCAGGGAGGTAGAGACAACTCGGTACCCGGAGTCCATCCTCCCGTTCGAACAGTTGCACCGGCTGTGGAGGACGCGCCGCGCGGTTCATCACCCAGGTCCAGCTCGAGGGAGGGCGCCGTCACGGGCCCGAGCACCTGGGTGGCGTAGCGCCGGTACAGACGAGGGGTGCGACTGCTGGGCGCCGCGAGTGGGTCTGGAACTACGAAGGGGCCAGACCCGCTCGTGGCCGCTCAGGTGGGCTTGAGGAAGCGGGCGTCCTGGTAGGCCCATGGAGCAACATCGTCAAGTGAGCACCTGGTCCCTCAAGCAGATTCTTGCGAGCCTTCATGACGACATCCAGCAGCGGCTGTCGATTGCTCGCCGGTCGTTCCATCACCCTGGAACCAAGGGTGACGCCAGCGAGCGTGTCTGGCTGGAGCTGCTGCAAACCTACTTGTCCCAGCGATACCAGGCCACTACCGCACACGTGGTGGACAGCGATGGCCGCTTCAGCGACCAGATCGACGTTGTTGTCTTTGATCGGCAGTACTCGCCGTTCATCTTCAACTTTGAGGGCCAGACAATCCTTCCGGCGGAGAGCGTATACGCCGTCTTCGAGGCGAAGCAGTCCATCAACGCCACGCAGGTTGCATATGCGAGGCAGAAGGTCGCGAGCGTTCGGCAACTGAAGCGGACGAGCCTCCCCATCCCCCATGCGGGTGGAACGTATCCTCCGAAGTCCTTGCAGCCCATCTTGGGCGGCTTACTGACGCTGGAGAGCGAGTGGACCCCACCCCTCGGCGATGCTCTCCTTGAGGCTCTTGCCACAGGAGACGCGGCCGGCCATCTCGATATCGGCTGTGTCGCCGCTCATGGGCTCTACTTCCTTGGCCAGAATGGTTCGTATGTCGTCACGGAGAAGGGTAAGCCTGCGACAGCGTTTCTGCTGGAGCTGATTGCTCGTCTTCAAACGATGGCGACCGTCCCGATGATTGATGTTCGGGCCTACGCGCGCTGGCTCGCGGACTGAGTTGGCGCAGGCCGTGCCGACGTAGATGATACGGAGCAGAGTGTGAATCTGGATTTCCTAGATGAGCAGATGGCTGAACTTTCCAGGCAACTTGAACCCAGTGAGGCCCAGCGAAGTGCCGCCAGGAAGAGTCAGCGCGCAATCCGTGAGGCGCTCGACTCTGGCAACATGGCCAGCCGCATCATCACAGACTACCTGAGTGGCAGCTACGCGAGACACACCGCTATCGCGCCAATCGACGATGTAGACATCATCTTTGTGATCGATCCATCCAAGTGGAGGAATCCGGGCTCTGGCGGACGTCCGGCTCCCGAGAAGGTTCTGGAGACCTTCGCCGGCGCCATTCGCCTAAGACGCGACAGCAGCACGGTCATGATGCAGCGTCGTTCCGTCGGCCTGAAGATGCATCATCTGCATATCGATGCGGTCCCAGCAATCGAGACGGAGCGCGACGGGTTGATCTTGATTCCAGACCGCCGCAAGGAGGAGTGGATCCTGACGGGCCCCAAGATTCATGCGGAGCGAGCGACAGCCTTGAATCAGAAGCGTGGGAATATGTTCAAACCCCTCGTGAAGATATTGAAGGGCTGGAACTCGCAACTCGATGAAGACACCGCCTTCAAGTCCTTCAGCCTCGAAACCATGGCCCTGCGCATCTTCGAGGCCCGGAACTTCGACTCGATGTTCGAGGGGGTCTTGCTGTTCTTTGATTTCCTCTGTGGCCGGTTCGCCGAGGACACGCACTTCGAGTGGCCCGATAGCCTGGGCGTCGGTCTGTCCAGACCGTGTTTTGAGTATCAGCTCCTCGATATTGCCGGCACCGGGTCGAACCTCTTCGCGAACCTGTCAGACGATCGGCGCGGAGCCTTTCTCGAGGCGGCTCTCAGGACGAGAGACCTTCTGTGGAAGGCGAAGTGCTCGCGGTCGAGGGATCAGTGCCTGAACTACCTGGAGGAAGCTTTCCCGGACGACGTCAACCCTTGAAGGCCACCTTCATCCCGCTTTGGAGCAATAGGAACAACGGAACCCCCATCAGCCCGAGCAGCCCGAAGCAGAGCGAGGCGAGAGCCCACACGACGGCCGGCCCGAGGGCCAGTGCTCCCTGCCTGCGTGCCTTCACGATCTGGATGAAGCCACGGAAGCCCGCGATCAGCTGGATGGTCGCGAGGATCGCGAGTGGACGGAACGTCCCTGCATCTCCCAGGTCGGTGCTCACCGCGACGAAGACCCACACCCAGCCGAGCACGAACATCCCCATGGCGACGCCACCGGAGATGAGGGCCTTGCGCACGAGCGGGTCCGAGCTGGTGGCGAGAGCAGTCATGGTTCCAGATGCTACCGCGACAGGAGTGGCTCTATGTTCCGGGCGCCATGACCATCACCGCGCTCAAGCCATTCATCCCTTCCGGAAAGGACTTCGCGGCGGCCCGGAGCTTCTTCCTGGAGCTGGGCTTCACGGTGAACTGGGAGGGGCAGGGGCTCGCGGAGCTGCAGCTCGGTGCGGCGGTCTTCCTCCTCCAGGACTTCCACAACCCGGTCGTGCAGGAGAACCTGATGATGTTCGTCCGGGTGGATGACCTGGATGCGTGGTGGAAGCACCTCCAGGAGTGCGGCGTGCTGGAGCGCTACCCTGGCGTCCGCGCCAAGGCGCCGACCGTGTATCCGTGGGGCCTGCGCGAGGTGCACCTGATCGACCCCGCCGGGGTGTGCTGGCACTTCGCCTAGAAAACCGTGGGCGGGCTGCGGTCTGGCGGATACGGTCCCGAGCCTCTCGCAGCTGGAGGACCACACCCTTGACCAACACCTTGCTCGGGACGACGTTGCTCGCGGTCCCCGTGACGGCGCTCTACGGCGCGCTCAACGCCTTCCTCACGGTGGGCCTCTCCATCAACGTCAGCCGCGTGCGCGGCAAGCACAACGTGTGGCGCGGTGATGGTGGACACGCCGACCTGATCGCCGCCATCCGCGCGCACGGGAACAACGTGGAGCACGTTCCCCTCGCGCTCATCCTGCTGCTGGTGGCCGAGCTGTGCGGCGGAAACTCGATGGCGCTCCATGCCTTCGGTGGCGCACTGCTCGTGGCGCGGCTGGCACACGCGTTCGGCCTGATCAAGGCCAGCCGCGTGCAGGTGGTGGGCGCACTGCTGACCCTGGTCGTGCAGGTGGGGCTCGCCGGGTACCTGCTCTGGCTGCGGCCCTGGAGCTGAGCCTTCCCCTCGGCTTTCTCACCGGTTTTGAGGCGAGCCGCGAGGGTTCCAACAGTTTGGACGCAACTCTGTTACCGCTCGTTCGAGAATCCACGTAGGACCGGGCCTCTATACCCCCGGACGCTCCTCTCCCCCTCAAGGAGGACATCATGGCCGTCGGTGGCGCAGGCTCGGCAAGCAGCGGTAGTAGAAGCGGAAGCGCGGGCGCCGGTCGGTCGGCTGGGAGTTCGAGCGCGGGTAAGAGTTCGAGTGCGAGCAGCGCCTCGAAGTCCACTGGCTCGATGGCTGCCGCGCGGGCGGCGGACCGGGCCAGCGTGAGTGGGTACTCCGCCGATAGCAAGGCCTCGACGAAGACTTCCGGGTCGATGGCCGCAGCACGGGCGGCGGACCGGGCGAGCGTGAAGGGCTACTCCGCCGAGACCAAGGCCTCGACGAAGACTTCTGGCTCGATGGCCGCCGCGCGAGCGGCGGACCGGGCGAGCGTGAAGGGCTACTCCGCCGAGAGCAGCTTCTCCTCGAAGAACTCGATGGCGGCGGCCCGTGCCGCGGATCGGGCGAGCGTGCTCGGCTATACGAGCGGCTCGCTCCGCAAGGGGACGACGAACGACACCGTCCGGGGCTTGCAGGACCGGTTGCGCTCAGCGGGATTCAATCCTGGAAAGACTGACGGGAAGTTCGGCCCCGCCACGGAGAGGGCCGTTCGAGACTTCCAGCGCGCGATGGGACTCAAGGCGGATGGCGTGGTGGGGCGGCGGACCTTCGAGGCCCTCAACAAGTCCTCGAGCTTCACGAAGGCCAATACTGTGAACACCCCGTCGACGACGACCGGCAAGCCGTTCGAAGCGATGGCCCGGCTCGCGGAACAGCACGGCCTCACCGTTACCTCGACCAACAAGGGAAAGCACAACGTCGGCTCGAAGCACTACCTGGGGCGGGCCATCGACGTGCGCACTCGCGGCGTGTCGCAGGAGCGCCTCGACGCCTTCATGGCCGATGCCCGGGCGCGTGGCTACACCGTGCTCGACGAGCGGACACGCCCGGCGGGACAGGCGGTCTGGGGCGGTCCCCACATCCACGTCCAGAATTGAGTGAAGTGGCGGTAGGGCACGGGAATCGAACTCGCCAGGGACGCCTCTCAGCGCCCCTCACCGGTTTTGAAGACCGGGCCGGCCACCAGGTCCGGAGGCCCTACCGCCGTCGATTACTGCCGCACGCCCCGGGCCCCGTCAACCCACGCGCCGTGCCCTCACCGCGTCTTCTTCGCGGCCTTGCCCGGCTTCAGCCCGGGCAACCCATTCACCAGGGTGCTCACCAGCAACTGCGCCAGTTCCTCCGCGGGTGAGCCCTTGAAGCCCGTGCACGTGAGCCGCAGGCTCACAATCCCGTGCAGCCCCGCCCAGAGCACCTCGGCCAGCTTCGAGGGCTCGGCGTCCTCCGCAATCCGTCCCGCGGCCTTCAAGTCCTCGAACACACGGACCAGCACGGCGAAGGATCTCGGCCCCGCGCCGTCCGCGTCGCTGAACAGCGCCGTCGACAGCTTCGGGTCCTCCATGAAGATGAGCCGGTAGGGCTCCGGCTGCGCCAGGCCGAACTTCACGTACGCCTCGGCCATCTTCGCCAGCCGCTCCAGGGGTTCCTCCACCTTCGCCGCCGGCTCCAGCGCGGCCAGCAGGTCCTGGAACCCGCGGACACACAGCTCGCGCGCAATCGCGTCCCGGTTCTCGAAGTGCAGGTACAGCGTCGCCGGTGCGTACTCCACCGCGTCCGCCAGCTTGCGCATCGAGAGGGCCGCGAAGCCCTCGCGCATCACCATGTCCCGCGCCACCCGGACGATCTGCTCGCGCAGCTCCGCCTTCTGCCGCTCCTTTCGCTCCGAAATCCCCATGTTCTTGACTGTAGGCCTTGACGTTCAGAACGGCCACCAGTAAATGAACACCGTTCACAGAACGGTGTTCATGAATCATCCGTCGTTCGGAACAAGGGAGCACGACATGGACAAGGTGGCGTTGTTCGGCGCATCGGGCGTCATCGGGCAGAGCGTGGCGCGGTCCCTCAAGGCGCAGGGGCGGGCCTACCGGGTGGTGGGTCGCTCGAAGGCCGGGCTCCAGCGTGAGTTCGGCGCGGACCCGCTGGCGGAGGTCGCCACCTGGAACCCCGAGGACATGGACTCCATCCGAGCCGCGGCCCGGGGCATCCACACGCTCATCTACATGGTGGGGGTGAACTACTGGCAGTTCCACCTCCACCCGCAGCTCATGCGCCGCACGCTCGACGCCGCCATCGCCGAGGGCGTGCAGCAGGTGCTCCTCATCGGCACCGTGTACCCGTACGGCCGCCCCCGCACCACGCCCGTCACCGAGGACCACCCCCGCGAGCCGCACACCTTCAAGGGGCGCATGCGCAAGGAGCAGGAGGACCTCCTTCTCGCCGAGCACGCCGCCGGCCGCATCCGCGGCACCATCCTCCGCCTCCCCGACTTCTACGGCCCCGGCGTGGACAAGAGCTTCCTCTACCGCCCCTTCCTCGCCGCGACGCAGGGCACGCGCGCCCAGCTCATCGGCCCCATCGACTCGCCGCACGAGTTCGTCTACGTGCCCGACGTGGGCCCCGTCGTCACCGCGCTCATGGACGAGCCCCGCGCGTACGGCCGCTGGTGGAACCTCGCCGGCGCGGGCGTCACCACCCAGCGCGCGCTCGTGAATGAAATCTTCGCCCAGGCCGGCCGGCCGCCGAAGCTCATGGCGTCAGGGAAGGGGATGCTCCGGCTGATGGGCCTCTTCGACCCGTTCATGAAGGAGCTGGTGGAGATGCACTACCTGCTCACCGAGCCCGTCCTCATGGACGACTCGGCGCTGCGGGGGCTGCTGGGCACCGTGCACAAGACGCCCTACAGCGAGGGCATCCGCCAGACGCTCGCTGCCACTCGCGCCGCGTCCGTCAGTCCAGCCCCCGCTGCCACAGGTCGTCCTCATCCAGTCCCATGAGGTGACCGACCTCGTGCATCACCGTGATTCCAATCTGCTCGATGAGCTCCTCGCGCGTCCTCGCGAAGCGCTCCAGGTTCTTCTGGTACAGCACGATGGACGCGGGGAAGTGGTCATACGCGTTCGTCACGCTGCGCTCGCCCACGGGCGTGCCCCGGAACACCCCGAGGATGCTCGGGGATAGCGGCGGGTCCTGGCCCAGCAGGTCCTCGTCCGAGGGCAGGTCCTCCACGGCAATCGTCACGTTGTCCAGGTACTGCTTCGCGTGGTGGGGCAGGGCCTTCACCGCGTCCTCCACCGCGCGGTCGAACTCCTCCTCCGCCAGCTGCACCGGGGGAGGGAACTCCTCGGGCACCAGCGCCTCCGCCTTCCCGAAGCGCTTCTTCGCCTCCTTTTCGTCCCCGCGCCGCTCCGCCATCAGCCCCAGGTAGTGGTGCGCCCACGCCTCGTCCGGCATGTCCTTCAGCACCTTGTCGAAGGCGGCCCGGGCCTCCTCGAAGCGGCACAGCTCGAACAGGGCGATGCCTCGCTCCAGCTGCGCGTCCACCGAGCGCGGCAGGTGCCGGAGCGCCTCGTCCAGGCTCGCCAGCGCCGTGGCGCACTCGCCCATCTGGTTCAGCCCCATGCCCTCCAGGAGGAGGAATTCGTAGAGCAGCTCCACATCATCGGCCTTCTGGGCCAGGCGCCGGCCTCGCGCACACAGGGCGAGCCCCTCCGCCACCGCCTCCCGGTCCTCCCCGGTGCGGCACACCAGGCAGTCCGCGGCGCCCAGGAGCACCTCCGGGTCCTCGGGCGCCAGCTTCAGGGCCTGTCCGTAGGCCCGGCCGGCCTCCTCCAGCCGGCCCAGTTCCACCAGGGCCGCCGCCCGGAAGTGGAGGGCCTCGGGCAGCTCGGGTGCGTCCGCCAGCAACCCCTCCGCTCCGGACAGGGCCGCCTCGAAGTCACCCGTCTCGAAGGCGTCCGCCACCGCGTCCAGTCGAGCCTCCATCCCCGCCACCCCCTCTCGCTTCGCGGTCCGCTTCCCCATGGGCCGGCACATATGAAGGCACAGCGAGCGTTGTCAACGACGGCCACGGCTGTTACGTTCCGCCCCCCGTCCAAGCGCGACGGAACGTCCCGTGAACATCCTTGTCGTCGACGACGATCTCGAGCTGTGCACCATGCTCTCTCGCTTCCTGGAGATGCATGGGTACACCGTGTACTCGGCGGCGGACGCCTTGCAGGCGCTCGACATCCTGGAGCGCAACCAGGTGGGCATGGTCATCACCGACTACCTCATGCCCCACCTGGACGGCATCCACTTCACGGAGATGCTCAAGGCGGACCCCCGCTTCCAGGCCGTTCCCGTCCTCCTGATGACGGGCAGCACGGAAGAGGGCATCACCGACCGCGGCCTGAGAAAGGGCGTCGCCCTGACGCTCCGCAAGCCGCTGGACATGGGGCAGTTGCTCACCCTCGTGCGCTTCGCCGAGTAACCCGGCAGGGAGCCCCGTGGTGGCCTGCACCCAGGGCCTCTGGTCGCGTCCGCTCGCCCACAGGTCCGCCCTTCCTGGTTGACATCGTTGGGCTGGCCCTTATGTTGGCGCTCGCCATGGCCGAGTGCTAACGGCCTGTGTCGTATCAATAAAATCCCCAGGAAATTCAGGAGGTTGCGATGGCAGCGAAGGAGATTTTCTTCCACCAGTCCGCGCGTGAGGCCATCCTGCGCGGTGTCCGGACTCTGTCGGACGCTGTCGCGGTGACCCTCGGCCCCAAGGGCCGCAATGTCGTCATCGAGAAGAGCTTCGGCTCGCCCACCATCACCAAGGACGGCGTCACCGTCGCCAAGGAGATCGATCTCGAGAACAAGTTCGAGAACATGGGCGCGCAGATGGTGAAGGAGGTCGCGTCCAAGACCTCCGACAAGGCTGGTGACGGCACCACCACCGCGACGGTGCTGGCGCGCTCCATCTACGAGGAGGGCCTGAAGCTGGTGGCCGCCGGCCACAGCCCGATGGACCTCAAGCGCGGCATCGACAAGGCCGTCGAGGTGGTGGTGGAGGAGCTGAAGAAGCTCTCCAAGCCCACCGCCGACAAGAAGGCCATCACGCAGGTGGGCACCATCTCCGCCAACGGCGATGAGACCATCGGCGGCATCATCGCGGACGCGATGGAGAAGGTGGGCAAGGAGGGCGTCATCACCGTCGAGGAGGCCAAGGGCCTGGAGACCAACCTCGACGTGGTGGAAGGCATGCAGTTCGACCGCGGCTACGTCTCTCCGTACTTCGTGACGAACCGCGAGCGCATGGAGGTCGTCGTCGACGACCCCTACATCCTCATCAGCGAGAAGAAGATCTCCTCGATGCAGGACATGATTCCCATCCTCGAGCAGGTGGCCCGCTCCGGCAAGCCGCTGCTCATCATCGCCGACGACATCGAGGGCGAGGCGCTGGCCACCCTGGTGGTGAACAAGATCCGCGGCGTGCTGAACGTGGCCGCGGTGAAGGCCCCGGGCTTCGGTGACCGCCGCAAGGAGATGCTGAAGGACATCGCCACCCTGACGGGCGGCACGGTCGTCAGCGAGGAACTCGGCCACAAGTACGAGAACCTGACGCTGAACGACCTGGGCCGCGCCAAGCGCATCACGGTGGACAAGGACAACACCACCATCGTCGACGGCGCCGGTGCCAAGGGCGAGATTGAGGGCCGCATCAAGCTCATCCGCTCGCAGATCGACACCGTCACCAGCGACTACGACCGCGAGAAGCTCCAGGAGCGGCTGGCCAAGCTGGTGGGCGGCGTGGCCGTCATCAACGTGGGCGCCGCCACCGAGACGGAGATGAAGGAGAAGAAGGCCCGCGTGGAGGACGCGCTGCACGCGACTCGCGCGGCCGTCGAGGAGGGCATCGTCCCTGGCGGCGGCGTGGCCTACCTGCGCACGCTGACCGCGCTGGAGAAGCTGAAGCTGGGCGGTGAGCAGGACTTCGGCGTGGACATCATCCGCCGCGCGCTCCAGGAGCCGCTGCGCAAGATTGCCAGCAACGCAGGCGTCGAGGGCGCCGTGGTCATCAACAAGGTCCGCGAGGGCAAGGGCGCGTTCGGCTACAACGCCCGTACCGATGTGTACGAGGACCTGGAGAAGGCCGGCGTCATCGACCCGACGAAGGTCGAGCGCACCGCGCTGCAGAACGCCGCGTCCGTGGCCTCGCTGCTGCTGACCACGGAGGCGATGATCGCCGACCGCCCCGCGAAGAAGAAGGGCAAGAACGGCGGCGGCGGCGGCGGTGGGATGCCGGACTACGGCGGCGACGACATGGAGTACTGAGCCGCCTCCAGCAGCCCGGGGCAGTCGCCTCGGGCCCGCCGGGTCGGTGATGGATTCTTGATGTTGGGACGCGGCCCTGGATGCCTCCTCGAGAGGCGCCGGGGCCGTGGCTTTTTCCGGGGCAGGGGAGGGGCTGCGCCGTGCTTCAGGGCACCCGGCCCACCGCGCCCCCGGTGCCGCTCTCCTGCGACGTGTAGAGGAGCGTCTCGCCGTCCACCAGCAGGCCGCCCGGGCCCGTGCCCGAGGGGCCCACCGGGTCCGAGGTGCCGGGCGCGCAGGGTCGCACGCGGCGCAGGAAGTCCGCGCTGTCGGCGCGCGATTCCTTGAAGTAGACCACCCCGTTCAGCTCCACCGGGAACATGGGTCCTTGGAGTCCTTCGGCGAGGACCCCAGCCGTGCCTCCTCCTCGTGGCAACTCGAGGAGCCGGCCGGTGCCGCCGCTCCCTTCGGTGATGAGGAAGTGTGTGGGCGTCACCTCCAGCGAACTGCCCTGCGTCACCGTTGCATCCCGGTGTTCAGCGGACGCGCTGCCATCCAATGGGACGCGGTAGAGGCCCGGAGTGGTGCCTCCGGTAACGAGGAACCACACGTCCGTGCCTACCACCCGCGCGCCTCGCACCCGGGCCGCGCTCGGGCCGGCGTACAGCTCCTGGCGGTTGTTCCCGTCGGTGTCCACCCGGAGCAGCCACCGGTTGCCCGTGGCCACCACCAGCACGTCGCGGCCGGAGAGGGTGGCGCGCAGCACTTCCGTGCCACCGACGGTGACGTTGTTGAGCGTCGCGTCGATGGGCAGGTCACCCCGCTTCCCCGTCGCCTTGTCCACGCGCCAGAGCCCGTCCAGGTCCAGCACGTAGACGCTCGTCGCATCCACCGCGATGGCGTCCGGTGCGCGAAAGCCCGAGGCAAAGGGCGCGGCAGTGCCGCCCGAGCGAGAGAGCTTGAGCACCTGGCCCGCGCCCGGAGTCGGCTGCTGGGGATTCAGCGAATGCGACTCGGAGATGTAGAGGTCCGTCGCGTCCAGGGCGAGCCGGCGCGGCGTGTTCAACCGCGTGGCCAGCTCCGTTCCGGTTTGCCCGGCGGGGGCCTCGCAGACTCCACCGTCGGCCGTGCCCGCATCCGTGCTTCCACCGTCCACGCCCGTGCCCGCGTCGTCTTCCGTGCCCGCGTCGGAAGGCTCCGTGCCTCCGTCGGGTTCGGTGCCTCCGTCTGGCTCCGTGCCACCGTCCTCCGTGACGCCCGCGTCGTCGCCGCCCGTCCCGGAGTCCTCCGTCCCGCCCGCGTCCGGCCGTCCCGGCTGCGGTGACGACCCCGAGGAGCAGGCCACCGCGAGCAGCAGGACGGACAGGAGCGTGCGTTTCATGGGACTTCTCTCTTGAAGGCACGGCTCAGCTCGCGGCTGAGGGCCGTGGTGTCGGACAGCAGCTTGGGCAGACACGCGGCGGCACCGGCGCGCAGGGACTCCAGCGCCGTCTCCATCGTGAGGTGCTCGGCCAGCACGACGAAGGGCGCGCCCTGCGCCAGCGCCTTGCCCAGCTCCA contains these protein-coding regions:
- the sinM gene encoding signal integration modulator SinM gives rise to the protein MKRTLLSVLLLAVACSSGSSPQPGRPDAGGTEDSGTGGDDAGVTEDGGTEPDGGTEPDGGTEPSDAGTEDDAGTGVDGGSTDAGTADGGVCEAPAGQTGTELATRLNTPRRLALDATDLYISESHSLNPQQPTPGAGQVLKLSRSGGTAAPFASGFRAPDAIAVDATSVYVLDLDGLWRVDKATGKRGDLPIDATLNNVTVGGTEVLRATLSGRDVLVVATGNRWLLRVDTDGNNRQELYAGPSAARVRGARVVGTDVWFLVTGGTTPGLYRVPLDGSASAEHRDATVTQGSSLEVTPTHFLITEGSGGTGRLLELPRGGGTAGVLAEGLQGPMFPVELNGVVYFKESRADSADFLRRVRPCAPGTSDPVGPSGTGPGGLLVDGETLLYTSQESGTGGAVGRVP
- the groL gene encoding chaperonin GroEL (60 kDa chaperone family; promotes refolding of misfolded polypeptides especially under stressful conditions; forms two stacked rings of heptamers to form a barrel-shaped 14mer; ends can be capped by GroES; misfolded proteins enter the barrel where they are refolded when GroES binds), coding for MAAKEIFFHQSAREAILRGVRTLSDAVAVTLGPKGRNVVIEKSFGSPTITKDGVTVAKEIDLENKFENMGAQMVKEVASKTSDKAGDGTTTATVLARSIYEEGLKLVAAGHSPMDLKRGIDKAVEVVVEELKKLSKPTADKKAITQVGTISANGDETIGGIIADAMEKVGKEGVITVEEAKGLETNLDVVEGMQFDRGYVSPYFVTNRERMEVVVDDPYILISEKKISSMQDMIPILEQVARSGKPLLIIADDIEGEALATLVVNKIRGVLNVAAVKAPGFGDRRKEMLKDIATLTGGTVVSEELGHKYENLTLNDLGRAKRITVDKDNTTIVDGAGAKGEIEGRIKLIRSQIDTVTSDYDREKLQERLAKLVGGVAVINVGAATETEMKEKKARVEDALHATRAAVEEGIVPGGGVAYLRTLTALEKLKLGGEQDFGVDIIRRALQEPLRKIASNAGVEGAVVINKVREGKGAFGYNARTDVYEDLEKAGVIDPTKVERTALQNAASVASLLLTTEAMIADRPAKKKGKNGGGGGGGMPDYGGDDMEY